In one Acanthochromis polyacanthus isolate Apoly-LR-REF ecotype Palm Island chromosome 20, KAUST_Apoly_ChrSc, whole genome shotgun sequence genomic region, the following are encoded:
- the prmt6 gene encoding protein arginine N-methyltransferase 6, producing MSHVVKKRKLDKSRQDRLYFDSYSDVTIHEEMIADHVRTNTYRTAILRNTESIRGKVVLDVGAGTGVLSIFCAQAGAKKVYAVEACSIAEQAVKIVKHNNMEDRVEVIRGTVETVDLPEKVEVIVSEWMGYALLHESMLNSVLYARDKWLKPGGVILPSKAELYIAPISDPVVEDRLHFWYTVKDQYGVDMSCMSDFAQRCIMNSDITVNSVTVEDVLSHPARFAELDLSSVTVEELRAVKGHFRCSSFGSAAVNAFCVYFTVTFPCPDKPLVLSTSPFKPETHWKQAVLYLDAPVEVVQDTPVTGEVSMYPSEDSARHICIHVDYSIGEQKTQSKTFSIPDWSSEAQS from the coding sequence ATGTCTCATGTTgtcaaaaagagaaaattggATAAAAGCCGGCAGGACAGACTTTATTTCGACAGCTACTCCGATGTGACTATCCACGAGGAAATGATAGCCGACCACGTCCGAACCAACACGTACCGGACGGCGATACTGAGGAACACTGAGTCAATCCGGGGGAAAGTTGTGCTGGACGTCGGGGCAGGAACCGGCGTTTTGAGCATCTTCTGTGCTCAGGCTGGAGCTAAGAAAGTGTACGCAGTGGAAGCCTGCTCCATAGCCGAGCAGGCGGTGAAAATagtcaaacacaacaacatggAGGACAGGGTGGAGGTGATTCGAGGGACGGTGGAGACAGTGGACCTACCGGAGAAGGTGGAGGTGATAGTGAGCGAGTGGATGGGTTATGCCCTCCTCCATGAGTCCATGCTCAACTCGGTCCTCTACGCCCGAGACAAGTGGCTGAAGCCGGGCGGCGTCATTCTGCCGAGCAAAGCCGAGCTCTACATCGCTCCCATCAGCGACCCGGTGGTAGAGGACCGCTTACACTTCTGGTACACCGTCAAGGACCAGTACGGCGTCGATATGTCCTGCATGTCCGACTTCGCCCAGAGGTGTATCATGAACTCGGACATCACGGTGAACTCGGTGACCGTGGAGGACGTGCTGTCCCACCCGGCCCGCTTCGCAGAGCTCGACCTGTCCTCAGTGACCGTGGAGGAGCTGCGCGCTGTGAAGGGCCACTTCAGGTGCTCGTCGTTTGGCTCGGCGGCAGTGAACGCGTTCTGTGTTTACTTCACGGTGACTTTCCCCTGCCCGGACAAACCACTGGTGCTCTCCACGTCCCCGTTCAAACCGGAGACGCACTGGAAGCAAGCTGTGCTGTACCTCGACGCTCCGGTGGAAGTGGTGCAGGACACGCCGGTTACCGGAGAGGTCAGCATGTATCCCTCGGAGGACAGCGCAAGACATATATGTATCCATGTGGACTACAGTATAggagagcagaaaacacagtCCAAGACTTTCTCCATCCCTGACTGGAGCTCTGAGGCTCAGTCATAA